One part of the Thermodesulfobacterium commune DSM 2178 genome encodes these proteins:
- a CDS encoding CDP-alcohol phosphatidyltransferase family protein translates to MNLTSKRAYFKRFYFPLSLLLYKGNLSPNFVTSLSLVSGTIAGVCFYYEYLLTAAFLLLLSGLLDLMDGEIARISGNTTKFGAVFDWIADKWVDGIVLGTIAYVYTDAFWMILAIVSSMLHSFLKPVVYAEVGYQVKIKGKIQDPLENVGFFGRPETHLSILIFTFLEKFTPYEIGLEFGIKFITVFTLFSFITRLVYLYQNFRGIKDE, encoded by the coding sequence ATGAACCTTACTTCAAAACGGGCTTATTTTAAAAGATTTTATTTTCCTTTAAGTCTTTTACTTTACAAAGGTAATCTTTCGCCTAATTTTGTTACTTCCCTTTCTTTAGTATCAGGGACTATAGCTGGTGTTTGTTTTTATTATGAATATTTATTGACAGCTGCCTTTTTGTTACTTTTATCAGGTCTTTTAGACCTTATGGATGGAGAAATAGCAAGAATCTCCGGCAATACCACTAAATTTGGAGCAGTTTTTGATTGGATAGCAGACAAATGGGTAGATGGCATAGTTTTAGGGACTATTGCCTATGTCTACACAGATGCCTTTTGGATGATATTAGCTATAGTATCTTCTATGCTTCACTCCTTTCTTAAACCTGTGGTATATGCTGAAGTAGGATATCAGGTAAAAATAAAAGGTAAAATTCAAGACCCTTTGGAAAATGTTGGTTTTTTTGGTCGTCCTGAAACTCATCTAAGCATCTTAATCTTTACCTTTTTAGAAAAATTTACCCCTTATGAAATCGGACTTGAGTTTGGCATAAAGTTTATTACTGTTTTTACTTTATTTTCTTTTATTACAAGGCTAGTATATCTATATCAAAACTTTAGAGGGATAAAAGATGAATAG
- the rpmA gene encoding 50S ribosomal protein L27, whose protein sequence is MAHKKAGGSSRNGRDSNSKRLGVKRYGGQFVKAGEIIVRQRGTKVHPGFNVGVGKDYTIFAKISGFVKFETKNGRKVVSVYPSL, encoded by the coding sequence ATGGCTCATAAGAAGGCAGGAGGATCTTCAAGAAACGGAAGAGATTCTAACTCTAAACGTTTAGGGGTTAAAAGGTATGGTGGTCAGTTTGTAAAAGCAGGTGAAATTATCGTTAGGCAAAGAGGTACTAAGGTTCATCCTGGTTTTAACGTGGGTGTTGGCAAAGACTATACTATTTTTGCAAAGATAAGTGGATTTGTTAAGTTTGAAACCAAAAACGGAAGAAAAGTAGTCAGCGTTTACCCCAGTTTATAG
- a CDS encoding DUF342 domain-containing protein, whose product MIDKLKFKKEGLWFGDFLLYLSQDEMLVYLPVKPSERVLLKDFIKNWETIKEELKKANIFGVLEEPELVDDKLIVAKGIPPTPPIPEKLEFLEKFALLLSDAKAEKLELDTQDLREAPKRLICVEPNEIIAKWIPPIPGIPGMNVLGEPIPSPEVKESAKIILGENLFIDEEGWVKAKTSGVVGLQGNKLEILSEYTIDGDVDFSVGNIRFIGKKLTIKGDIKFGFKVRVKGDLELYGGTENKVLIEIEGNFLCDGIIRGEETKVKVKGRAEVRGVEHASLEVEGDLLIKNYMIFGKATVSGGCLASTGKGLIYGTEIKCGGNVEVKILGNETQTLTKVYAGYKTDLITEYFKVLQKSIIYEETLNKLQTGIEMGKKLIKEGRVTPEKEKIIERLFEQYELYDRELKKLLERLKELKKDLGLFKQKTVKVLEKVYPGVIICIADQQKIVTEEIKGPLVFFYEESGVNCKKI is encoded by the coding sequence ATGATAGACAAGTTAAAGTTTAAAAAAGAGGGTTTGTGGTTTGGAGATTTTCTTTTATATCTAAGTCAAGATGAAATGTTAGTATATTTGCCTGTAAAACCTTCAGAACGGGTTCTTCTTAAAGATTTTATCAAAAACTGGGAAACAATAAAAGAAGAACTGAAAAAAGCAAACATTTTTGGGGTTTTAGAGGAGCCAGAACTTGTAGACGATAAATTAATAGTAGCTAAAGGAATACCTCCTACACCACCCATTCCAGAAAAGTTAGAATTTTTAGAAAAGTTTGCTCTTTTATTATCAGATGCTAAGGCTGAAAAACTCGAATTAGATACTCAGGATCTGAGAGAAGCACCTAAAAGACTTATTTGTGTTGAACCAAACGAAATTATAGCAAAATGGATTCCTCCTATTCCAGGTATACCAGGCATGAACGTTTTAGGCGAACCTATACCTTCTCCTGAGGTAAAGGAATCTGCAAAGATTATCTTAGGGGAAAATCTTTTTATCGACGAAGAAGGATGGGTTAAGGCTAAAACAAGCGGAGTGGTGGGTTTACAGGGTAATAAACTTGAAATTTTGTCAGAGTATACTATCGACGGAGATGTAGATTTTTCTGTAGGTAACATAAGGTTTATAGGTAAAAAATTAACTATTAAAGGAGACATAAAGTTTGGATTTAAGGTTAGGGTCAAGGGAGACTTAGAACTTTACGGAGGGACAGAAAACAAAGTTTTGATAGAGATAGAAGGGAATTTTCTGTGTGATGGGATCATAAGAGGGGAAGAAACTAAGGTTAAAGTAAAAGGTAGAGCTGAGGTTAGAGGGGTTGAGCATGCAAGTTTAGAAGTAGAGGGAGATCTTTTGATTAAGAATTATATGATTTTTGGTAAAGCTACGGTGTCAGGAGGGTGTTTAGCTAGCACAGGTAAAGGTTTAATTTATGGTACAGAAATAAAGTGTGGTGGTAACGTAGAGGTTAAAATTTTAGGCAACGAAACCCAGACTCTTACTAAGGTTTATGCAGGATATAAGACAGATTTGATCACTGAGTATTTTAAGGTACTCCAAAAAAGTATTATTTATGAAGAAACCTTAAATAAATTACAAACAGGAATTGAGATGGGGAAGAAACTTATAAAGGAGGGTAGGGTTACGCCTGAAAAAGAAAAAATAATCGAGAGACTTTTTGAACAGTATGAGCTTTACGACAGAGAATTGAAAAAACTATTAGAAAGGTTAAAAGAACTGAAAAAAGATCTTGGTTTATTTAAACAAAAAACCGTAAAAGTTTTAGAAAAGGTCTATCCAGGGGTTATCATTTGTATAGCTGACCAACAAAAAATCGTCACAGAAGAAATAAAAGGTCCTTTAGTTTTCTTTTATGAAGAAAGTGGTGTCAATTGTAAAAAAATCTAA
- a CDS encoding FapA family protein has protein sequence MDKDKVKKEGVNLEGFDFRVSDDELMFFWAEPPTEENSKKFKEAWPQLKSKLIEEGIFGVLEEPEVLDNRLVVAKGVPITPFVPEKIELLEKFAKCVSFQDEPVDLQDKEERKDIREIHRKIVCAEENEVIGKWYPPIPGLDGVNVFGETLQAPQPSSQSQIQLGENLFIDEEKFIKAKQAGVLVCQQNIIDIFPEYEIKGDVDFSVGNIDFIGKKLIIKGDVKFGFKVKAKGDLEIYGGTENKVLIEVEGNLLCDGIIRGEQTKVKVKGKAEIKGVEHAKLEVLGDLVVKNYLIFSETFVSGKIEANAGKGIIYGGVVKACDVIEAKILGNETHTSTKILAGYQPELIDDYLRKIQQSILLEETLNKLKVGIELGERLKKEKNLTPEKQKILEKIQKQYELYSKELEELLQQLKIIKKELSLYQSKFIKAQEKVYPGVMVGIADVFYTVVEEIPGPIIFSLENGKINIQKS, from the coding sequence ATGGATAAAGATAAGGTAAAAAAAGAAGGAGTTAATCTGGAAGGGTTTGATTTTAGAGTATCTGACGATGAATTGATGTTTTTTTGGGCCGAACCACCTACTGAAGAGAATTCAAAGAAGTTTAAAGAAGCTTGGCCTCAGTTGAAATCAAAACTTATAGAAGAGGGTATCTTTGGGGTGCTTGAAGAGCCAGAGGTTTTAGATAATAGATTGGTTGTGGCAAAAGGAGTACCTATCACACCTTTTGTACCAGAAAAAATAGAACTTTTGGAAAAATTTGCTAAGTGTGTCTCTTTTCAAGATGAGCCTGTGGATTTACAGGATAAAGAAGAGAGAAAAGATATACGAGAGATTCATAGAAAAATAGTGTGTGCCGAAGAAAACGAAGTAATTGGGAAATGGTATCCTCCTATTCCTGGTTTAGATGGGGTTAATGTGTTTGGAGAAACCCTTCAAGCTCCTCAACCTTCCTCTCAATCTCAGATCCAGTTAGGAGAAAATTTATTCATAGATGAAGAAAAATTTATTAAAGCTAAACAGGCAGGGGTTTTGGTTTGTCAGCAAAATATAATCGATATTTTTCCTGAATATGAAATAAAGGGAGATGTGGATTTTTCTGTAGGAAATATAGATTTTATAGGTAAAAAGTTGATTATCAAAGGAGATGTAAAGTTTGGTTTTAAGGTGAAAGCCAAAGGAGACTTAGAAATTTATGGGGGGACAGAAAACAAGGTTTTAATAGAGGTAGAAGGAAATTTGTTGTGTGATGGTATCATAAGAGGAGAACAAACTAAGGTTAAAGTTAAAGGTAAGGCAGAGATTAAAGGGGTTGAGCATGCTAAATTAGAAGTTTTGGGAGATTTAGTAGTAAAAAATTACCTTATTTTTTCGGAAACCTTTGTGTCTGGAAAGATAGAAGCTAATGCAGGTAAAGGGATCATCTATGGAGGGGTAGTTAAAGCTTGTGATGTGATAGAAGCTAAAATTTTAGGAAATGAAACCCATACTTCTACCAAAATTTTAGCGGGATACCAACCTGAGTTGATAGATGACTATCTGCGAAAGATTCAACAATCTATACTTTTAGAAGAGACGCTAAACAAACTTAAAGTGGGCATTGAGTTAGGAGAAAGGCTTAAAAAAGAAAAAAACTTAACCCCAGAAAAACAAAAGATTCTTGAAAAGATTCAAAAACAATATGAACTTTATTCTAAAGAGTTAGAAGAGCTTTTACAACAACTAAAAATTATTAAAAAAGAACTTTCTTTGTATCAGTCTAAGTTTATTAAAGCTCAAGAAAAAGTTTATCCTGGAGTTATGGTAGGGATTGCTGATGTGTTTTATACAGTTGTTGAGGAGATACCTGGACCGATAATTTTTAGTTTAGAAAATGGTAAGATCAATATCCAGAAAAGTTAA
- the dsrJ gene encoding sulfate reduction electron transfer complex DsrMKJOP subunit DsrJ: MYNAGKVIIFIVVLILFFTIPMWLNLGRVEAIPQPELPKDKTKCIESKEYMRAYHMKLLDDWRKQAIRENKHVYVAKDGEKHFVSLQKTCMKCHNNKEKFCDSCHNFVVTHPDCWNCHIAPEVAEKWQ; this comes from the coding sequence ATGTATAATGCTGGAAAGGTGATAATTTTTATAGTGGTTCTTATCTTATTTTTTACGATACCTATGTGGTTAAATTTGGGAAGGGTAGAGGCTATCCCTCAACCAGAGCTACCTAAAGACAAGACTAAATGTATTGAATCTAAGGAATACATGAGAGCCTATCATATGAAACTTTTAGATGATTGGAGGAAACAGGCCATTCGTGAAAATAAACATGTATACGTGGCTAAGGATGGAGAAAAACATTTTGTTAGTTTACAAAAAACTTGTATGAAATGCCATAATAACAAAGAAAAGTTTTGTGATAGTTGTCATAATTTTGTAGTAACACACCCAGATTGTTGGAATTGTCACATTGCACCGGAGGTGGCAGAAAAATGGCAATAA
- the plsY gene encoding glycerol-3-phosphate 1-O-acyltransferase PlsY, with amino-acid sequence MVYLIFISIISYILGSIPFALVVCLPFGVDPRKEGSKNPGATNVARLLGKKWGFITFLGDASKGVLALLIASFLSSKTPYSQELILSLAGFFAVLGHLFSVFLGFKGGKGVATTIGVFLFLAPKAILVSLLTFLAGVALTGFVSVGSLLATFFLPINLFIFNYSTEYIICATFLGILIWYKHKENIKRLLRGEEKSWKKEKHG; translated from the coding sequence GTGGTTTATTTAATTTTTATCTCTATAATAAGTTATATTTTAGGGTCTATTCCTTTTGCCTTAGTGGTCTGTTTGCCCTTTGGAGTAGACCCAAGAAAAGAAGGCAGTAAAAATCCTGGGGCTACTAACGTTGCCAGACTTTTAGGTAAAAAATGGGGTTTTATAACCTTTTTAGGAGATGCCTCTAAGGGTGTTTTAGCTCTTTTAATAGCCTCTTTTTTAAGCTCAAAAACACCGTATTCTCAGGAATTAATCCTTTCTTTAGCTGGGTTTTTTGCTGTATTAGGCCATCTTTTTTCTGTTTTCTTGGGTTTTAAAGGTGGAAAAGGGGTGGCTACTACCATAGGTGTTTTTTTATTTCTTGCACCTAAAGCGATTTTAGTAAGTTTATTAACCTTTTTAGCTGGTGTAGCTTTGACAGGTTTTGTTTCTGTAGGATCCTTACTCGCAACTTTTTTCTTACCTATAAACCTTTTTATTTTTAACTATTCTACCGAATATATAATATGTGCAACCTTTTTAGGTATTTTAATCTGGTATAAGCATAAAGAGAACATAAAAAGGCTTTTAAGAGGAGAAGAAAAATCTTGGAAAAAAGAAAAACATGGATAA
- the tilS gene encoding tRNA lysidine(34) synthetase TilS, producing the protein MFINTIKQVIEKFKLLQKGDRVLLGISGGLDSVALLEVFCLLKKDYQLSLFVSHYDHKIRKNSYQDAMFVYQLCKQKGIPFFYTASPVPLYAKREKLSLEMAGRELRYRLWYFLAKKYDFQKVALAHHLDDLAEEIFLKIIKGTGKRGLAGIPIKREDLIIRPFLFVSKEEIKNFAQERGLRWVEDPTNDDLRFLRNRVRHLLIPYLEQTFNKNIKQNLKKVALIIAEEEELIEDLAKEHYEKLKVFEGNTLRLKFYELKNLSPTLRKRIYFLVFQEIGLPLFRITFTHLESLERLVTQNIKGPVSLPGDYIAYRGPGYLAFSKKSSALPYFELEVTAEGEYLLPTQEILKVYKMKSLKEVKETPLMMCFSAEKLIFPFKVRNRKPGDRVFISGLGHKKIKKFFQEKGVAHHLRDQVLIIEHKGKIVAIWKIYVDPEYKIRENQEVLVLEVRSLK; encoded by the coding sequence ATGTTTATTAACACCATTAAACAGGTTATCGAAAAGTTTAAGCTTTTACAAAAGGGAGACCGAGTACTTCTTGGTATCTCTGGTGGGCTTGATTCTGTAGCGCTTTTAGAGGTTTTTTGTCTCTTAAAAAAGGACTACCAACTTTCTCTTTTTGTGTCTCATTATGACCATAAGATAAGAAAAAATTCCTATCAAGATGCGATGTTTGTGTATCAACTTTGCAAACAAAAGGGAATTCCTTTTTTTTATACAGCTTCTCCTGTGCCTCTTTATGCCAAGCGCGAAAAACTTAGTTTAGAAATGGCAGGAAGAGAATTAAGATACAGATTGTGGTATTTTTTAGCCAAAAAGTATGATTTTCAAAAAGTTGCCCTGGCTCATCATTTAGACGACCTGGCAGAAGAAATTTTTTTAAAAATTATAAAAGGTACTGGTAAAAGAGGTCTTGCAGGAATACCTATTAAACGAGAGGACCTTATCATAAGACCTTTTTTATTTGTAAGTAAAGAAGAGATAAAAAACTTTGCTCAGGAGAGGGGGCTTAGATGGGTTGAAGACCCAACCAACGATGATTTAAGGTTTTTAAGAAACCGAGTAAGACATCTTTTAATTCCATACTTAGAACAAACCTTTAACAAAAACATTAAACAAAATCTTAAAAAAGTTGCGTTAATCATAGCAGAAGAAGAGGAGCTTATCGAAGATCTTGCTAAAGAGCATTATGAAAAATTAAAAGTGTTTGAGGGAAACACACTGCGTTTAAAATTTTATGAACTTAAAAATCTTTCTCCTACTTTAAGAAAAAGAATATACTTTCTGGTTTTTCAAGAGATAGGTCTACCTTTGTTTAGGATTACTTTTACTCATCTTGAAAGTTTAGAACGTTTGGTTACCCAGAATATAAAAGGTCCTGTAAGCCTTCCTGGAGACTATATAGCCTATCGTGGTCCAGGTTATTTAGCTTTTTCTAAGAAAAGCTCTGCTCTTCCTTATTTTGAACTAGAAGTAACGGCAGAGGGGGAATATTTACTTCCAACTCAAGAGATTTTAAAAGTTTATAAGATGAAATCTTTAAAGGAAGTAAAGGAAACACCTTTGATGATGTGTTTTTCAGCTGAGAAACTTATTTTTCCTTTTAAAGTGAGAAACAGAAAGCCTGGAGATAGAGTTTTTATTTCTGGATTAGGGCATAAAAAGATAAAAAAGTTTTTCCAAGAAAAGGGTGTAGCCCATCATCTTAGAGATCAGGTTTTAATCATAGAACATAAAGGAAAAATCGTAGCTATATGGAAGATATATGTTGACCCAGAATATAAGATAAGAGAAAATCAAGAGGTATTAGTGTTAGAGGTTCGATCTTTAAAATGA
- a CDS encoding RsbRD N-terminal domain-containing protein, giving the protein MSEELTRFLEDNQEKIFKKWKSVFLSSLGEEAKKFFSREVDPFQNPFGHRIEETFQGLVRIVLGEFKWEEANYYLKRLVQLLAVQEQVPSKALNLFIQLKGIIREEIGEEFLKRFGIEEFLRLEDKINALLIKGFDYFYEYRERLNQIRYDEWKRNHFLLLKRAGLVYDPMEGMPQVEAEDKINQ; this is encoded by the coding sequence TTGTCTGAAGAACTAACAAGGTTTTTAGAAGATAACCAGGAGAAAATTTTTAAAAAGTGGAAATCTGTTTTTTTAAGCTCTTTAGGAGAAGAGGCCAAGAAGTTTTTTAGTCGAGAGGTTGATCCTTTTCAAAATCCATTTGGGCATAGGATAGAAGAAACTTTTCAAGGCTTGGTAAGGATTGTGTTGGGTGAGTTCAAATGGGAAGAAGCTAATTATTATTTAAAAAGGCTTGTGCAATTACTTGCTGTCCAAGAACAAGTTCCTTCAAAAGCTTTAAATTTATTTATTCAGCTCAAGGGGATTATAAGAGAAGAAATTGGAGAAGAATTTTTAAAAAGGTTTGGTATAGAAGAATTTTTAAGGTTAGAAGATAAGATAAATGCTCTTCTTATTAAAGGATTTGACTATTTTTATGAATATAGAGAAAGGTTAAATCAGATCAGATATGATGAATGGAAAAGGAATCATTTTTTATTGTTAAAGAGGGCAGGGCTAGTTTACGACCCTATGGAAGGAATGCCTCAAGTTGAGGCAGAAGACAAAATAAACCAATAA
- the dsrO gene encoding sulfate reduction electron transfer complex DsrMKJOP subunit DsrO, translating into MAIKRRDLLKLGGLTLIGTAASAAVGGVYTKPQEALKGSRWALAIDVVKCKENRATCGLKCVEVCHSLHNVPSIPDKKKEIKWIWEEKFEHAFPEHEANYYLNEKLHDTPFLLLCNHCDNPPCVRVCPTKATFKREDGIVMMDYHRCIGCRFCMAACPYGARSFNWIDPRPFIAKVNPEYPSRMKGVVEKCTLCYERIAEGKIPACVEACPAKAIVFGDLKNPNDEINKILKERIAIRRKEELTTYPSVFYLIG; encoded by the coding sequence ATGGCAATAAAAAGGAGAGACCTTTTAAAATTAGGTGGTTTAACTTTAATAGGGACAGCAGCTTCAGCTGCTGTCGGAGGTGTTTATACAAAGCCTCAAGAGGCTTTGAAAGGTAGCAGATGGGCTTTAGCTATTGATGTGGTTAAATGTAAGGAAAACCGAGCTACCTGTGGTTTGAAATGTGTAGAGGTATGTCATTCTTTACATAATGTTCCCAGCATCCCTGATAAGAAAAAAGAAATTAAATGGATTTGGGAAGAGAAGTTTGAACATGCTTTTCCTGAGCATGAAGCTAATTATTATTTAAACGAAAAACTGCACGATACACCTTTCTTACTTTTATGTAACCATTGTGATAATCCACCATGTGTTAGGGTTTGTCCTACCAAGGCAACTTTTAAGAGAGAAGACGGTATTGTAATGATGGACTATCACAGATGTATAGGTTGTCGTTTTTGTATGGCCGCCTGTCCTTATGGAGCAAGGTCGTTTAACTGGATAGACCCAAGACCTTTTATTGCTAAGGTAAATCCTGAATATCCTAGTCGTATGAAAGGTGTAGTAGAAAAATGTACTCTTTGTTATGAAAGAATAGCTGAAGGTAAAATACCTGCTTGCGTAGAAGCCTGTCCTGCCAAGGCAATCGTTTTTGGAGACCTTAAAAATCCAAACGATGAGATTAACAAGATATTAAAAGAACGTATAGCTATTAGAAGAAAAGAAGAATTGACCACTTATCCTTCGGTTTTTTATTTGATTGGATAG
- the rplU gene encoding 50S ribosomal protein L21: protein MFAVIKTGGKQYVVKPGDKIKVEKVEANVGDTIEIKEVLLVSKEGEIKLGNPLVEGVKVIASVVEHSKGPKVIVFKKKPKKGYKRKRGHRQLITTLEIKEIL from the coding sequence GTGTTTGCCGTGATCAAGACTGGTGGGAAGCAATATGTAGTAAAACCTGGTGATAAAATCAAAGTAGAAAAAGTCGAAGCTAATGTAGGAGATACTATAGAAATTAAAGAGGTACTTTTGGTTAGTAAAGAAGGAGAAATAAAACTGGGAAATCCTTTAGTTGAAGGAGTGAAAGTAATTGCTTCTGTGGTAGAACATTCTAAAGGACCAAAAGTAATAGTCTTTAAGAAAAAACCCAAAAAAGGTTATAAAAGAAAAAGAGGACATAGACAGCTGATAACTACATTAGAAATTAAGGAAATTTTGTAA
- the dsrM gene encoding sulfate reduction electron transfer complex DsrMKJOP subunit DsrM, with product MNVGWSFLIFLVLLLIPWVGVGVLGLQGLFVTVIPYVCFLIFIVGLVYRILNWAKSPQPFKIPTTCGQQKSLPWIKHSRLESPFNTFEVVLRMVLEVLFFRSLFRNLRADLQGKKLIYGSAKWLWLGAILFHWSFLIILIRHLRLFTNPVPSVIQFLDYMDSFIHSFGVPPVYITDILIIVGLSFLLLRRLVDAKVSYISHGSDYFPLFLILGIVITGVLMRYNLKIDVYAVKQITLGLATFKPAVPEAKIGTIFYVHLFLVSVLAAYFPFSKLVHMIGVFFSPTRNMPNNNRAEMHVNPWNYPVKHLTYAEWQERFREVMENAGIPIDEEVEKEEHEWYTIYGPNKNLNL from the coding sequence ATGAACGTAGGCTGGAGTTTTTTGATTTTTTTAGTCTTGCTTCTTATCCCCTGGGTTGGAGTAGGGGTTTTAGGTTTGCAAGGATTGTTTGTTACAGTAATCCCTTATGTATGTTTTTTGATTTTCATCGTAGGACTCGTTTACAGAATATTAAACTGGGCTAAGTCTCCTCAGCCATTTAAAATTCCTACTACTTGTGGTCAACAAAAGAGTTTACCCTGGATAAAGCATAGCCGCTTAGAATCTCCTTTTAACACCTTTGAGGTAGTTTTAAGAATGGTTTTAGAGGTATTGTTCTTTAGAAGTTTGTTTAGAAATCTTAGGGCTGACCTACAGGGAAAAAAGCTTATTTATGGTTCTGCTAAGTGGTTGTGGTTAGGGGCTATTCTTTTCCATTGGTCTTTTTTGATCATTCTTATAAGACATCTCAGATTGTTTACAAACCCTGTTCCTTCGGTAATTCAATTTTTGGATTATATGGATAGTTTTATTCATAGTTTTGGTGTACCTCCAGTTTATATTACCGATATTTTAATTATCGTAGGTCTTTCCTTTTTGCTTCTTAGAAGATTGGTAGATGCTAAGGTCTCTTATATTTCTCATGGTTCAGATTATTTTCCGTTATTTCTTATTTTAGGTATAGTAATAACTGGTGTTTTGATGAGGTATAACTTAAAAATTGACGTATATGCTGTCAAACAAATAACCTTAGGGTTAGCTACCTTTAAGCCAGCTGTTCCTGAGGCAAAAATAGGAACGATATTTTATGTGCATCTTTTCTTGGTGTCAGTTTTAGCTGCGTACTTCCCGTTTAGTAAACTTGTCCATATGATAGGGGTGTTCTTTAGTCCTACGCGTAATATGCCTAATAACAATCGTGCTGAAATGCATGTTAATCCTTGGAACTATCCGGTTAAACATTTAACCTATGCAGAATGGCAGGAAAGATTTAGAGAAGTTATGGAAAATGCCGGGATTCCTATAGATGAGGAAGTAGAGAAAGAAGAGCATGAGTGGTATACTATTTATGGTCCTAATAAAAATTTAAACCTATAA
- the dsrK gene encoding sulfate reduction electron transfer complex DsrMKJOP subunit DsrK has product MSLPKPDELISDVKLHSTPAKDWMEIKPELRKGYYLSIVEPKYLEELDLNHMGKWQPYDEKWPLPDGWQEKVKEELQRRMRINRAFKLFMDICVRCGACADKCHFFLGTGDPKNMPVLRAELVRSVIKGEFSTFGKLFGRLAGARKLDEDVIKEWFYYFYQCTECRRCSVFCPYGIDTAEITMMMREILLELGIGTDWGIKPVHNSYYIGNHVGVPPQSFKENLEFLVWEFEEITGIKIDLDKYINRKGAEIMFVPLSGDYFAEPGIYTMLGYLVLFHYLDLDVTMSPFATEGGNFGFFNSLEMAKRLHSKIYDEAKRLKVKWIMGGECGHMWRVWHQYHNTFFGPIDFLEVPKSPITGTVFEHAKSNKIIHIVEFTADLIAHGKLKLDPSRNDHLVVTFHDSCNTSRGMGIFEEPRFILKHVCNNFVEMPENTIREKTFCCGSGSGLNAGENMEIRMRGGFPRANAVEYVHKEYGVNHVVCICAIDRAALPTLFQYWVPGVEVGGLHELVANALVFEGERSRDVDLRRRPLKTPVKGVD; this is encoded by the coding sequence ATGAGTCTTCCCAAGCCTGACGAATTGATATCTGATGTAAAATTGCACAGTACTCCAGCTAAAGATTGGATGGAAATAAAACCTGAATTGAGGAAGGGTTATTATCTAAGTATTGTAGAGCCTAAATATTTAGAAGAATTAGATCTTAACCACATGGGGAAATGGCAGCCTTATGATGAGAAATGGCCCTTGCCTGATGGTTGGCAAGAAAAGGTGAAGGAAGAACTTCAAAGAAGGATGAGAATAAATCGTGCTTTTAAGTTGTTTATGGATATATGTGTGAGATGTGGAGCTTGTGCCGATAAATGTCACTTTTTCCTTGGTACAGGGGATCCTAAGAACATGCCGGTTTTAAGGGCTGAGTTGGTAAGGTCTGTTATAAAAGGCGAGTTTAGTACTTTTGGCAAGCTATTTGGAAGGTTAGCTGGGGCTAGAAAGTTAGATGAGGATGTAATAAAAGAGTGGTTTTATTATTTTTATCAGTGTACAGAATGTAGAAGATGTTCGGTTTTCTGCCCTTATGGGATTGATACCGCAGAGATAACCATGATGATGAGAGAGATTTTGCTTGAGCTTGGAATTGGCACAGACTGGGGAATTAAGCCTGTTCATAACAGTTATTATATAGGTAACCATGTAGGTGTACCTCCTCAATCTTTTAAAGAAAACTTGGAGTTTTTAGTTTGGGAGTTTGAAGAGATTACAGGAATTAAGATCGATTTAGATAAGTATATAAACAGAAAAGGCGCTGAAATTATGTTTGTTCCCCTATCAGGGGACTATTTTGCTGAGCCAGGTATCTATACTATGTTAGGTTATCTTGTTCTTTTCCATTATTTAGACTTAGACGTTACGATGAGTCCTTTTGCTACCGAAGGTGGAAACTTCGGCTTTTTCAATTCTTTAGAAATGGCCAAAAGACTTCATTCAAAAATATATGATGAAGCAAAAAGACTTAAAGTTAAGTGGATAATGGGTGGAGAATGTGGACACATGTGGAGGGTCTGGCATCAATACCATAATACTTTCTTCGGTCCGATCGACTTCTTAGAAGTTCCTAAATCACCTATTACTGGCACAGTTTTTGAGCATGCTAAATCTAACAAAATCATTCACATAGTTGAGTTTACCGCTGACTTGATTGCTCACGGAAAATTAAAGTTAGACCCTTCAAGAAACGATCACTTAGTAGTTACTTTCCACGACTCTTGTAACACTTCAAGAGGAATGGGAATTTTTGAGGAACCTAGATTTATTCTGAAACATGTATGTAATAATTTTGTAGAAATGCCAGAAAATACCATCCGTGAAAAGACCTTCTGTTGTGGAAGTGGATCCGGACTTAATGCTGGAGAAAACATGGAAATCAGGATGAGAGGTGGTTTTCCTAGAGCTAACGCTGTAGAATATGTGCATAAAGAATATGGGGTTAATCATGTCGTTTGTATCTGTGCTATAGATAGAGCTGCTTTACCCACCCTTTTCCAGTACTGGGTTCCTGGTGTTGAGGTAGGAGGCCTTCATGAGTTGGTTGCCAATGCTTTAGTGTTTGAAGGAGAGAGGTCAAGGGATGTAGATTTGAGAAGAAGACCTTTAAAAACTCCTGTAAAAGGTGTAGATTAA